Part of the Zingiber officinale cultivar Zhangliang chromosome 6A, Zo_v1.1, whole genome shotgun sequence genome, AAACAATCTCTTATGGCTTCTTCTACCATGAAAACAAAGTTTGTAGCATGTTATGAGGCATTCAATCATTGAATATGATTGCAGAATTTTATCACGGGTTTACACATAGTTAACAGTATTCATAAACCACTCAAGTTATTTTATGATAATAAATCAATAATTTTATATTCCAACAACAACACAAACTCATCGAAGTCAAAACATATAGACATCAAGTTCCTAGTTATGAAAGAAAAAGTTTAGAGTGGACAATTATCCATAATGCATATTGAAACAAACTCCATGATTACGTACCCGCTCACTACGGAGTGTCACACAAAGTGTTTCATAAGCACACTACTCGTATGGGTATTATGTCCTTAGATGATGTTCAATTTTAATAGGAGTTTGTAATTTTGAATGCTTTTATGTTATGGATAAAATTTTagttatttcaatttattatatttttttagattaatttatttagaaataaaaaatttagttaGTTCACACTCTGATTTTAAGTCATAGTTTTAATTCATAGTTTGATTTCGCTAGGGTTTAAGGTGGACCAGGAAATAGACATCTTAAGATCACATTGCATAGAATTTCCTTACTACACATCCATATCAGAATTCCTGTCATTCAATTGTGTCAACCTATGTGATCATTGATCAATTGAGTTATAATAGATGTAATGAATACTGCTTTGATATTAGGGCTGTAaacgagtcgagccgagccgacccgagctttggggtgttcaagcttgtttgataaggtaaccgagccgagccgagccgagcttaaaatgaaccaagcttttgaaatgagtgttcaagcttggcttggtttatttttgatgagcttaagcttgtttgaagcttggcttgagcttggttcgtttagatgttatcgagctctcaattcaagcttggcttgagcttggttcgagcttggcttgagcttggttcgagcttggtttgtttagatgttatcgagctctcaattcaagcttgtttgattgtttaaaactttcagttgtttgattggttattgagcttgataatttaaatttatttattttattttattatttatttagtatattgaaaagaattttattactgaatatggttcatgaacattgttcatgaacattgttcacgaacgttgttcacgaacgtaaacgagctgaacacatatgtgttcaagcttgtttgtttagcttaacgagctgttcaagcttgtttgtttagttaatcttgtgcatattgaacgaacataaacaagcttttaccaagccgaacaccaagcttgttcacgaacgcctgattcatttacagccctatttGATAtgttgatatagttgatgaaattGATTGCTTACAGTTATATTTTGGTGATGACAGTATATTTGAGCTCTCATatcttttttataaaatataattacaAGGTTACACATATAGAAATGAGAGATTGTTGAATCCTTATTTCAAGGTTGGTCTTATATGTGAAATAATTATATGTATTGCAGGCGGCCATATTAGGTTAAGTCCAATATAGTGATCAAGTAATATTTTAGGTATTTGCCTATAATATATCTAACGGGTATGACCCTTTATGTGTAAAGATTTTATGGGtgatttctatttttatgatgAACTAAAATACAAAACATCAAAGGATAGCAGCAGCTCCGATTCTTCTACAGAGAAGGCCAGGGGCGGAAAAAAAAAGGTCCAAAATAAATTTGGACCTCAATTATTTAAGGTCTCAATTACATGCCTAAAAAGATAAAAGtaaaagacaatatcaaaagattcTGAAATATGAATTTGGGTCCAACTATTCAAGGCCCCAATTACATGCCTATAATACATAATATTAAAAAAGGATCCTCTCAAATTATGCGCCCAGGACTATCGACTAGTGCCGTCCTCCTCCAGGGTCGGCCCTGGATAGTAGATAAGTTGTTCCTATAAATAAATAGTTATGGTCGTTGGGTCACAGGAGTCATTATCTATTCTCTTTTGAATTATCCCATCATCAAAGAAATTATTGAGAAAATATTGAAGGGATCTCTCAAGGGAATGGTATTAATTTAGAAGGTCGACTTGTACGACTCTAAAGGTTAGTAAGCATTATGGATTGAGGTATACTTTCGTATAATTATTGACTAATTCATTCTTAATGATTAAACATAAATGATTTAGGATTTTATATGTGATGATTTTCacacaaaattattttttttcttgttctaACATCTATATCTTTCTCTATTAATACCAAATCTTCTTGCTATTGAATTGAATCCAGATTCATGGCACCAAAACAGGATCAATTAAACAAGGACCCATACAATTATTATATTGAAATGCCCAATTCAATTCAAGACGGCCCCACATACATACTCTAGAATAGGGTAAATCACGATAGATATTTTATCCTAGTGTAGCGGTTCTTCTTTGCATAAGGAAAATCAGACATCCAACGAGTCATTTCTGTATTATTTGAAAATTGATCCCAAGACATATTGTAACAAATATCTATGTAGATATTAACTGTGTCAATCCGTGAGAATCCGAAGTTAATCTACTTGTGTATCTTTGAATTAGTCTTAGATGCTATACCCAAATTTAAAATCCCAAACAATGCCCTAAAGTCAAATTAAACAACACCAGATGAAATAAATTTTATCCAATTACAAACAGAGATATGTTTAATTTTTGCATTTATAAGATCTAGCTTCGAATACATTATTATAAGAAATTTGGTCATAGACAATATTTAATTGTGGTGAATgatcttaattttattatagtttcttgccttcaattatatatatatttcataacGAACACAGCAATACTTGATTATCTACCATACCAAATATTTACAGTAGTTTATAGatatttttaaaacaataaaaattctaATGTCACCAGTAATTTTGTTGTTTTATtggtaaataaaatataaatgaagTTCTGTACAGCCAGCTGCCATGTTGCTTGCCATTTGCCCATTTTCTCTCCAttcaaattaaaatcttttactaaacaaaaattaaaaagttaTGATGATCTCGATCCGAACATTTGATCCAGCACGATGACGACCGCCATGGCGAGGCGCGCGTCGTGATCGGCAGCCGAGTGCACGACGAGTCGGAACACCTCACCGCCGAACTCCACCCCGCCGGACGCCTCCTTCCGCTGGACATCAGCCATCCGCCGCCGCCGCAGCTCGTCGTAGATGCTGCAGCTCCGCCTCCCATACGACCCCTCCACCACGTACCCGCCCACGCTACCGGGGGCCGCAGTCACGTGCGCGAGCACCTTGGACTGCCGCAGGCTCACGTGCCGCTTGACGTCCAGCAGCGGGCTGCCGGCGTCCTCCCCGTCGTATATCCGCCACGTGTCGGCGAGGCTCAGGCTAAGCTTCTGTGAGTTAAAAACCGAGTCAGCGATTCGAACCCACCGATTTGACTGACCCACTGATGGATTAATTATGAGGGCTTTATTAACGCAGTACCTTTCGCCGGATGGTGAGTAGAGGCTTGCCGGCTGCGTCCATGAGTACGAGTTCGCCGGGACTCCCCGAGCCGTAACTGTCGACTCGGAAGACCAAGTCGCCGTTTGCGTCAAAGACCGTGAACCCGCTGCAGCTGAACACGAGCGACTTACGCCACACCGTCAGCACTACGCTACCGCCGTTGTAGCAAGAGGTAGGGAGCAACGCCGACTCAGTCGACCGGACAGAAGTGTTCGGGTGGATCTTTGTCATCGTCCGCCAGCGACGGAGGCTCTCCGGCTGAAGGAAAAGGTTTGAGATTGGGAGCAGATTGAATTAGATAAGGCAAGTGGTGGCCATATATATATACACTTGAATGGATGGAAATGAGATAGTATTTACTCGCACATTCTTTTCCTTGGGCTTTTCCAATTaactatttatattttaaattattccaTTTGGCACCGAAAATTTATAGTTGTTTAAGTTTGAGATCATCCGTTTggaggtatatatatataatacaaatATCCAGCTCTTCCAATCGATTTATTAATAATCATGAAGATAATTGATCCgactttataaaattttttccaCCTATCATttagataaatcaaaaagtaTGTACTCATGTAGACCCATACGTATATAT contains:
- the LOC121994258 gene encoding protein LURP-one-related 8-like; the protein is MTKIHPNTSVRSTESALLPTSCYNGGSVVLTVWRKSLVFSCSGFTVFDANGDLVFRVDSYGSGSPGELVLMDAAGKPLLTIRRKKLSLSLADTWRIYDGEDAGSPLLDVKRHVSLRQSKVLAHVTAAPGSVGGYVVEGSYGRRSCSIYDELRRRRMADVQRKEASGGVEFGGEVFRLVVHSAADHDARLAMAVVIVLDQMFGSRSS